In Candidatus Hydrogenedens sp., the genomic stretch TTACCGTAAATTAAAAGAACGGGTGTATTTATTTTTTTTAATCGTTCAAACCATCCAGAAGGATTACCATACAAATATTGATATGATTCTATTTCTGGGCTACATTTTAAATAATATTCACAACTCTTACTATTTATAAATCCATGTTTTTTATATATATTCCAAGCCTCATTATCCCAATTCTTATAGGGCTGTTTTTTTCGTAATATTGCTTCAATTTGTTCTTCGGATTCAAAATATCCGCGTCTTTTTCGGGCAATTTCTGACATTTTCATTTTACGAAAATCAAAATTTTCTGGACCTAAAATAGGTTCTATTAAAGCAATTCTTTTCCATAAAATGTATTTTTGGGTCTTAACAACAGCCTGTGATAAACATGCGGAACCAAATGAATGTCCAACACCAAATATACAATCGGAATTTGTCAACTCTCTTATATATTTAATTACAGCAATTAAATCAGATAGATGTTCATTCCAATCATACCATTCCAATTCTAACGGTTTCGATGAGTCTCCATGACCTCTGGCATCAAAAGCGAAGCAATGATACTTTTCCCTTAAAGGTGTAATGACGCTATGCCACAATTTTCCCAGCCCACCCGTGAAATGGCAAAAAATTATAGGCAGTCCTTTGCCACCAAAGTCATATATAGATAGTCTTATAGAAGAATTAATGGGTAAAAAAAATTGTTTCATAAGATAAAAATTTTCATTGTGAATAAATTTTTTTATATTATAAAAAACTAAAACAAAAGAAGGATAGTTATATGAGTAATAACAAAATTACACGCAGATTTTTTATCGGTAGTGGGTTAGTTGGAACATTTACACTTCTAAATGCAGAAAGGGTATGGGCAAAAAAAGAAGAGCCAAAAATAAATGTAGGTATGCAAAAATCAGAAACAGTTAAGGAAGATTCTTATACATTAAAGATTTCGGGAAATCCGAAATCTATACAATTATTGCAAGTAACGGATATACATTTTAATCCATATCGTAGAGATAAAAAGGTAGATGAAACAACAAGAGATATTATTAAAAAATTATTGGACCTCACACAACCCCATTTATTAGCAGTTACCGGTGATGTATGGAATGAAAATGCTTTTGGGAGAGGCTTGATGTATTTAGAACAAGCGGCAGAATTTATTGCTTCTTTAAACATTCCTTGGCTTTACACATGGGGAAATCATGATATGTTATCGGACTATGCAAAAGGACATGATATTTTAGCCACAACTAAAAACTCTATGTATCGAGGTGGAATTAACGAAGGAAACTACCATGTGATAATTGAAAACGA encodes the following:
- a CDS encoding metallophosphoesterase, yielding MSNNKITRRFFIGSGLVGTFTLLNAERVWAKKEEPKINVGMQKSETVKEDSYTLKISGNPKSIQLLQVTDIHFNPYRRDKKVDETTRDIIKKLLDLTQPHLLAVTGDVWNENAFGRGLMYLEQAAEFIASLNIPWLYTWGNHDMLSDYAKGHDILATTKNSMYRGGINEGNYHVIIENESSQKLWRIVCLNSNRYGLMNEQRQWIDQWCTKNTELIPTFMACHIPIYQYHTIWENKIASGVKFENVCYEKEQGESLAFLKKIPGLKACICGHDHVNDYSGVIEDVDLIYGRATGKGGYGSDSVPKGGKLYSLYPSTGEYDWVSITPNNKRWHPVKGTQIEKIEELPWQDELEKE
- a CDS encoding alpha/beta hydrolase, whose protein sequence is MKQFFLPINSSIRLSIYDFGGKGLPIIFCHFTGGLGKLWHSVITPLREKYHCFAFDARGHGDSSKPLELEWYDWNEHLSDLIAVIKYIRELTNSDCIFGVGHSFGSACLSQAVVKTQKYILWKRIALIEPILGPENFDFRKMKMSEIARKRRGYFESEEQIEAILRKKQPYKNWDNEAWNIYKKHGFINSKSCEYYLKCSPEIESYQYLYGNPSGWFERLKKINTPVLLIYGKNSELLPLSNYQLKQMKNAYLLKIPEVGHFFPQEKPSRLAEILKNWFS